One genomic segment of Terriglobales bacterium includes these proteins:
- a CDS encoding DASS family sodium-coupled anion symporter has protein sequence MDPPHHALEKLSAGEMRFERLRRRVGLWLAPAAFLAVLLAPFPNLPPEAHRLAAVMVAVVVLWMSEALPLPVTALAGAAACVLLEVAPAKDVFAPFADPLMFLFIGAFILARALFVHNLHRRLAFGVLSLRWVGARPGRILFAFGAVTAFSSAWISNTATTAMMFAIGLSILAFLFEYTDGVGGVSARRYATGLMLMTSFAASIGGLATPIGTPPNLIGLSFIRQLAGVEFPFFRWVMIGAPVVLLLYFFLFAYLNYLSGAGVAEIPGGSQMLHREKQKLGPWTRAQKSTFAAFLVTVALWVVPGFVGLFAGANSPAYRLLSERLPEAVAALVGALLLFLLPGDGDRRAITWEEAVKIDWGVVLLYGGGFALGVLSFQTGLAEAVGRGITGLLPLHGSLGLLIASTVAAVLLSETTSNTASANMIVPVVIAIARASGLDPLEPALGATFAASLGFMLPVSTPCNAIVYGSGYIPLGRMIRYGLLLDLAGIVVIVALVHWAMPFLR, from the coding sequence GTGGATCCTCCACATCACGCGCTGGAAAAGCTGAGCGCCGGCGAAATGCGCTTCGAGCGCCTGCGCCGCCGCGTCGGCCTGTGGCTGGCGCCGGCCGCGTTTCTCGCGGTGCTGCTCGCGCCCTTCCCGAATCTTCCGCCCGAGGCGCACCGTCTGGCGGCGGTGATGGTGGCGGTGGTCGTGCTCTGGATGAGCGAGGCACTGCCGCTGCCCGTGACGGCGCTGGCCGGCGCCGCGGCCTGCGTGCTGCTCGAGGTGGCGCCCGCCAAGGACGTGTTCGCTCCCTTCGCCGACCCGTTGATGTTCCTGTTCATCGGCGCCTTCATTCTGGCGCGCGCTCTGTTCGTCCACAACCTGCACCGCAGGCTGGCTTTCGGCGTGCTCTCTCTGCGCTGGGTGGGTGCGCGCCCGGGACGCATCCTGTTCGCCTTCGGCGCGGTCACCGCGTTTTCCTCGGCGTGGATTTCCAACACCGCCACGACTGCCATGATGTTCGCCATCGGCTTGTCCATTCTGGCCTTCCTGTTCGAGTACACGGACGGCGTGGGCGGCGTCTCCGCACGCCGCTATGCCACCGGGCTCATGCTCATGACCTCGTTCGCGGCCTCCATCGGGGGCCTGGCCACGCCCATCGGCACGCCGCCCAACCTCATCGGCCTCAGCTTCATCCGCCAGCTTGCCGGCGTCGAGTTCCCCTTCTTCCGTTGGGTGATGATCGGCGCGCCCGTCGTGCTGCTGCTCTATTTCTTCCTGTTCGCCTACCTGAACTACCTGAGCGGCGCGGGCGTGGCGGAAATCCCCGGCGGCAGCCAAATGCTGCATCGCGAAAAGCAGAAGCTCGGACCCTGGACGCGCGCGCAGAAGTCCACCTTCGCCGCCTTCCTGGTCACCGTGGCCTTGTGGGTCGTTCCCGGTTTCGTGGGCTTGTTCGCCGGTGCGAACAGCCCGGCCTACCGCCTGCTCTCCGAGCGCCTGCCGGAAGCCGTGGCCGCTCTGGTCGGAGCGCTGCTGCTGTTCCTGCTGCCGGGCGACGGCGATCGCCGCGCCATCACCTGGGAAGAAGCGGTAAAGATCGACTGGGGCGTCGTGCTGCTCTACGGGGGCGGCTTTGCGCTGGGTGTGCTCAGCTTCCAGACCGGATTGGCGGAAGCGGTCGGCCGCGGCATCACCGGCCTGCTGCCTCTGCACGGCTCACTCGGCCTGCTCATCGCTTCCACGGTCGCGGCCGTGCTGCTCTCCGAGACCACGTCGAATACCGCCTCTGCGAACATGATCGTTCCGGTCGTCATCGCCATCGCGCGCGCCTCAGGCCTGGACCCGCTCGAGCCCGCGCTCGGCGCGACCTTCGCTGCCAGCCTGGGCTTCATGCTGCCCGTTTCCACCCCGTGCAACGCCATCGTCTACGGCTCGGGGTACATCCCGCTGGGCCGCATGATCCGCTACGGCCTGTTGCTGGACCTGGCCGGTATCGTCGTCATCGTGGCCCTGGTCCACTGGGCGATGCCATTTCTTCGTTAA
- a CDS encoding NCS2 family permease has translation MLGGVTTFLTMSYIVVVNPAILSAAGIPAGPSAEATILTAIFGTLLMGLYARRPFAVAPYMGENAFIAFTVVGLLHFSWQAALGAVFLGGVLFILLTVMRVRQWLVSAVPPTLRYSFAVGVGLFMTFIGLNVSGIVKLGTPGAPVHIGDLRSAALLVSVFSFLLMAVLMIRRAPGAILLGILGSTVVSYVAGVAAPPEKVLSMPPSLEPIFLKMDLAGALDLGFFAVVLTVFVMSFVDTMGTLIGVAARAGFLDAEGDLPQIERPMLVDALATTFAAAAGTTTAGAYIESATGVEAGGRTGFSAVITAGLFGLTLFFSPFVAAIPPQAYGPALIIVGLLMLEPITRINFGDLTELIPAFAVVTLMSFTYNLGIGITAGFVLYPFAKLVAGRSREVRSGMWVLGALSLLFYVFYPYG, from the coding sequence GTGCTCGGCGGGGTGACCACGTTTCTGACGATGTCCTACATCGTCGTGGTGAATCCTGCGATTTTGAGCGCGGCGGGCATTCCGGCGGGTCCTTCGGCGGAGGCCACCATTCTGACCGCCATCTTCGGCACGCTGCTGATGGGCCTGTACGCACGGCGGCCGTTCGCGGTGGCTCCGTACATGGGCGAGAACGCGTTCATCGCGTTCACCGTGGTGGGCCTGCTGCACTTCTCCTGGCAGGCGGCGCTGGGCGCGGTGTTCCTGGGCGGCGTGCTGTTCATCCTGCTCACGGTAATGCGGGTGCGGCAGTGGCTGGTGAGCGCCGTGCCGCCCACGCTGCGCTACAGCTTTGCGGTGGGTGTGGGACTGTTCATGACCTTCATCGGGCTGAACGTCAGCGGGATCGTGAAGCTGGGAACGCCGGGCGCGCCGGTGCACATCGGCGACCTGCGCTCGGCCGCTCTGCTGGTTTCCGTTTTCAGCTTCCTGCTGATGGCGGTGCTGATGATCCGCCGCGCCCCGGGCGCCATCCTGTTGGGCATCCTGGGAAGCACCGTGGTGTCCTACGTAGCGGGAGTGGCTGCGCCTCCGGAAAAGGTGCTGAGCATGCCGCCGAGTTTGGAACCGATCTTCCTGAAGATGGACCTGGCAGGCGCGCTCGACCTGGGCTTCTTTGCCGTGGTGCTGACGGTGTTCGTGATGTCATTCGTGGACACGATGGGCACGCTGATCGGGGTGGCGGCGCGCGCGGGCTTCCTGGACGCCGAAGGCGACCTGCCGCAGATCGAGCGCCCCATGCTGGTGGACGCGCTGGCCACCACGTTCGCCGCCGCGGCAGGCACGACCACGGCGGGCGCGTACATCGAATCGGCGACGGGCGTGGAAGCGGGCGGGCGCACGGGCTTTTCTGCGGTGATTACCGCCGGGCTGTTCGGGTTGACCCTGTTCTTCTCGCCCTTTGTCGCGGCCATTCCGCCGCAGGCCTACGGGCCGGCGTTGATCATCGTGGGCCTGCTGATGCTGGAGCCTATCACGCGCATCAACTTCGGCGACCTGACCGAACTGATCCCGGCGTTCGCCGTGGTCACACTCATGAGTTTCACCTACAACCTGGGCATCGGGATCACCGCCGGGTTCGTGCTCTATCCCTTCGCGAAGCTGGTGGCCGGACGGAGCCGCGAAGTGCGTTCGGGAATGTGGGTGCTGGGGGCGCTGTCGCTGCTGTTCTACGTCTTCTACCCGTACGGGTAG
- a CDS encoding FAD-binding oxidoreductase, translated as MAAGDDKFYRPRILERKDFAPDLWSIRVDPGGEFKFAAGQYATLAVQTEQKLVQRPYSIVSSPYEKEIEFFFELVPQGELTPLLYKLQPGDEVLMRKAAKGHFTIDFKSGRTSHLLLCTVTGMAPYVSYLRTLYRDWKEGKYPEPHRFFLVSGASRSWEMGYRGETEKIAGEVPWLEAVHTISRPWEDPEWKGETGRVDDLIRKYTDLWQLDPAKTTAYLCGHPDMIENGKGILKRKGFAKEAMKEEVYFIPGKGGGT; from the coding sequence ATGGCTGCTGGCGACGACAAGTTCTACCGGCCCCGGATCCTGGAACGCAAGGACTTTGCTCCCGACCTATGGAGCATCCGCGTTGATCCGGGCGGCGAATTCAAGTTCGCCGCGGGCCAGTACGCCACGCTGGCCGTGCAGACCGAACAGAAGCTGGTGCAGCGGCCGTACTCCATCGTCTCCTCGCCGTACGAGAAGGAGATCGAGTTTTTCTTCGAACTGGTGCCGCAGGGTGAGCTGACGCCGCTGCTCTACAAGCTGCAGCCGGGCGATGAAGTGCTGATGCGCAAGGCCGCAAAGGGCCACTTCACCATCGACTTCAAGAGCGGGCGCACCAGCCACCTGCTGCTGTGCACGGTAACGGGCATGGCGCCCTACGTCAGCTACCTGAGGACGCTCTATCGCGATTGGAAGGAGGGCAAGTATCCGGAGCCGCATCGCTTCTTCCTGGTGAGCGGAGCCAGCCGGTCGTGGGAGATGGGTTATCGCGGGGAGACGGAAAAGATCGCCGGCGAAGTGCCGTGGCTGGAAGCCGTGCACACCATCAGCCGTCCGTGGGAGGACCCGGAATGGAAGGGCGAAACCGGCCGCGTGGATGATCTGATCCGCAAGTACACCGATCTGTGGCAGCTCGATCCGGCGAAGACGACCGCCTATCTCTGCGGACATCCGGACATGATCGAGAACGGCAAGGGCATCCTCAAGCGCAAGGGTTTCGCCAAGGAAGCGATGAAGGAAGAGGTGTACTTCATTCCCGGCAAGGGTGGCGGGACGTAG
- a CDS encoding class I SAM-dependent methyltransferase translates to MARALKRIARRNGFLYVLYNIPRLLKGYYPIFLDYAVRPVPRYGYGRPPHPQLYALFSQEKARYREMLRGFLALEPFLVKIPLRAEKHSTEPCWINNWLDGLDTLALYALVAQRKPARYMEVGSGYSTKVVRRALRDHGLGTRVTSIDPRPRAEIDALCDEVIRHGLEDVELARFDELGRGDMLFVDGSHRSFMNSDVTVFFLDVLPRLKPGVLVHVHDIDLPYDYMPERAEWYYSEQYLLAASLLAGHQDYSIVLPNAFISKEPDVMEVLQSFWSRPELAGVAPKGVSFWLETRTKTE, encoded by the coding sequence ATGGCCAGGGCCCTGAAGCGAATCGCGCGCCGCAACGGGTTCCTGTACGTGCTGTACAACATCCCGCGGCTGCTGAAGGGGTATTACCCCATCTTCCTCGACTACGCGGTGCGGCCGGTGCCGCGCTACGGTTACGGTCGGCCTCCGCACCCGCAGCTCTACGCGCTGTTCTCCCAAGAGAAGGCGCGCTATCGTGAGATGCTGCGTGGTTTCCTCGCCTTGGAGCCGTTCCTGGTGAAGATTCCTCTCCGAGCGGAGAAGCATTCGACCGAGCCCTGCTGGATCAACAACTGGCTGGACGGGTTGGATACCCTGGCCCTGTATGCGCTGGTGGCGCAGCGCAAGCCGGCACGCTACATGGAAGTCGGCTCGGGCTATTCGACCAAAGTAGTGCGCCGCGCCCTCCGCGATCACGGGCTGGGGACGCGGGTGACGTCGATCGATCCGCGGCCACGCGCCGAGATCGACGCCCTGTGCGACGAGGTGATCCGTCACGGCCTGGAAGATGTGGAACTGGCGCGTTTCGACGAGCTCGGCCGAGGCGACATGCTGTTCGTGGACGGCTCGCACCGCAGCTTCATGAACTCCGATGTGACGGTGTTCTTTCTCGACGTGTTGCCGCGGCTGAAACCGGGCGTGCTGGTGCACGTTCACGACATCGACCTGCCGTACGACTACATGCCGGAACGCGCGGAGTGGTACTACTCGGAACAGTATCTGCTGGCGGCCAGCCTGCTTGCGGGGCACCAGGATTACAGCATCGTGCTGCCCAATGCGTTCATCAGTAAGGAGCCGGACGTGATGGAAGTGTTGCAGTCCTTCTGGTCGCGGCCGGAGCTGGCGGGCGTCGCGCCGAAAGGCGTCTCCTTCTGGCTGGAAACGCGCACGAAGACGGAGTAA
- a CDS encoding aminotransferase class I/II-fold pyridoxal phosphate-dependent enzyme has translation MSTKSPVSTKRMVSEKAERFTESVIREMTRQAMLHGAVNLAQGFPDFAAPEQVKRAAQQAIAADINQYAITWGAKSLRQAIARQMQAWQGLEVDPEREITVCCGSTEAMIASLMAVTNPGDEVVIFEPFYENYGPDAILSGAQPRFVKLRPPEDPAGEWTFDREELRAAFNERTKAVIVNTPNNPTGKVFTHAELEFIRDLCVEFDALALTDEIYEHILYDGREHISIARLEGMRDRTVTINGMSKTYSVTGWRVGWAVAAPHLTGAIRKVHDFLTVGAAAPLQEAGAAALALPATYYQELAAAYRARRERMLAALHQAGFLAYVPRGAYYIMTDIRSFGFPDDVAFARYLVEEAGVAVVPGSSFYNHPRDGAQQVRFAFCKKDATLDEAGKRLLKLAKE, from the coding sequence ATGTCCACGAAGAGTCCGGTCTCCACCAAGCGGATGGTCAGCGAGAAAGCGGAGCGGTTTACCGAGAGCGTGATCCGCGAGATGACGCGCCAGGCGATGCTCCACGGCGCGGTGAACCTGGCGCAGGGATTTCCGGATTTTGCGGCGCCGGAGCAAGTGAAGCGTGCGGCACAGCAGGCCATCGCGGCGGACATCAACCAATACGCCATCACCTGGGGCGCGAAGAGCCTCCGCCAGGCGATTGCGCGGCAGATGCAGGCGTGGCAGGGATTGGAGGTCGATCCGGAACGCGAGATCACGGTGTGCTGCGGCTCGACCGAGGCCATGATCGCCTCCCTGATGGCGGTGACCAACCCGGGCGATGAGGTGGTAATCTTCGAGCCCTTCTACGAGAACTACGGGCCGGACGCCATCCTCTCCGGCGCCCAGCCCCGGTTCGTGAAACTGCGTCCGCCGGAGGATCCTGCGGGCGAATGGACGTTCGACCGCGAGGAGCTGCGCGCGGCCTTCAACGAGCGCACCAAAGCCGTCATCGTCAACACGCCCAACAATCCCACCGGCAAGGTGTTCACGCACGCGGAGCTGGAGTTCATCCGCGACCTGTGCGTGGAGTTCGACGCGCTGGCGCTCACCGACGAGATCTACGAACACATCCTGTACGACGGGCGGGAGCACATCTCCATCGCGCGGCTGGAGGGCATGCGCGACCGCACCGTGACCATCAACGGGATGTCGAAAACCTACAGCGTCACCGGCTGGCGGGTCGGCTGGGCGGTCGCGGCGCCGCACTTGACTGGCGCCATCCGCAAAGTGCACGACTTCCTCACCGTGGGTGCAGCCGCACCGCTGCAGGAGGCCGGCGCTGCGGCGCTGGCTCTGCCGGCGACGTACTATCAGGAGCTGGCGGCTGCGTACCGGGCGCGGCGGGAGCGGATGCTGGCGGCGCTCCACCAGGCGGGCTTCCTCGCCTACGTGCCGCGCGGCGCGTACTACATCATGACCGACATCCGCAGCTTCGGCTTCCCGGACGATGTGGCCTTTGCCCGCTACCTGGTGGAAGAGGCCGGGGTGGCGGTGGTGCCCGGCTCCAGCTTCTACAACCATCCGCGCGACGGCGCCCAGCAGGTCCGCTTCGCCTTCTGCAAGAAGGACGCGACCCTGGACGAAGCGGGAAAGCGGCTGCTGAAGCTCGCGAAGGAGTAG
- a CDS encoding EVE domain-containing protein, with protein sequence MPYLLKTEPSEYSFDDLVRDKKTLWDGVTNPVALKNLRAMKPGEKLVIYHTGDEKRAVGTASVAKVDASDPKSPQVIIAAGQPLKTPVTLAEVKGSRLFADSPLVRQGRLSVVPLSGAQYKFLTGAQ encoded by the coding sequence ATGCCCTATCTATTGAAAACCGAACCGTCGGAGTATTCCTTCGACGACCTGGTGCGCGACAAGAAGACGCTGTGGGACGGCGTGACCAATCCGGTGGCGTTGAAGAACCTGCGCGCCATGAAGCCGGGCGAGAAGCTGGTGATCTATCACACCGGCGATGAGAAGCGCGCCGTCGGAACGGCTTCGGTGGCGAAGGTGGACGCAAGCGACCCGAAGTCCCCGCAAGTCATCATTGCGGCGGGACAGCCTCTCAAGACGCCGGTGACGCTGGCCGAGGTCAAGGGAAGCCGGCTGTTCGCCGACTCGCCGTTGGTGCGGCAGGGCCGGCTCTCCGTAGTTCCGCTGAGCGGAGCGCAATACAAGTTCCTGACAGGAGCCCAGTGA
- a CDS encoding nuclear transport factor 2 family protein yields MDQPDSLRIALQFVEHINRHDVEAMCVLMTEDHRFVDGLGNEVRGRDNMREPWRTYFAWFPDYTIIVEYSFERGDAAALIGNARGTYAVQGDLDPARQWEIPAAWLAVVREGLVAEWRVYADNEPVWKVMGVTRY; encoded by the coding sequence ATGGATCAACCGGATTCTCTCCGTATCGCCCTGCAGTTCGTCGAGCACATCAACCGCCACGACGTGGAGGCCATGTGTGTTCTCATGACCGAGGACCATCGCTTCGTGGACGGGCTGGGCAACGAAGTGCGCGGACGCGACAACATGCGCGAGCCTTGGCGCACCTACTTCGCCTGGTTCCCTGATTACACCATCATCGTGGAGTACAGCTTCGAGCGCGGTGATGCCGCGGCCCTGATCGGCAACGCTCGTGGCACGTACGCCGTTCAGGGTGACCTGGATCCAGCGCGGCAGTGGGAGATTCCCGCGGCCTGGCTGGCCGTCGTCCGCGAGGGCCTGGTGGCGGAGTGGCGCGTCTATGCCGACAACGAACCGGTGTGGAAGGTCATGGGCGTCACGCGCTACTGA
- a CDS encoding DUF72 domain-containing protein yields MARLYAGTSGWSYPSWKPDFYPAKLPSKKFLEFYATRLNSVELNVTFRRFATASMQQGWISVTPAEFRFSVKAHQNITHVLRMRNAEEFTRSFLGSLQPMAEAGKLGTVLFQLPPFLKCDAALLADFLTLLPRAARPAFEFRHASWFRDEVYKLLADSGAALCVAESEKLEVPEVATADFLYFRLRKPEYSPAERTEIANKTRGHLAAGRDVFVYFKHEETPDGARYAEELLKTLQA; encoded by the coding sequence ATGGCCCGACTCTACGCCGGCACCTCGGGATGGTCGTATCCGAGCTGGAAGCCGGACTTCTACCCTGCGAAGCTGCCGTCGAAGAAGTTTCTCGAGTTCTACGCCACGCGGCTGAACTCGGTGGAGCTGAACGTCACTTTCCGCCGCTTTGCCACGGCCTCCATGCAGCAGGGTTGGATCAGCGTGACGCCGGCGGAGTTCCGCTTCTCCGTGAAAGCGCATCAGAACATCACGCATGTGCTGCGTATGCGCAATGCGGAGGAATTCACCCGCAGCTTCCTCGGTTCGCTGCAGCCCATGGCGGAGGCGGGCAAGCTGGGCACGGTGCTCTTCCAGTTGCCTCCATTCCTCAAGTGTGACGCCGCGTTGCTGGCGGACTTCCTGACACTTCTTCCGCGTGCCGCCCGGCCGGCGTTCGAGTTCCGCCATGCGTCCTGGTTCCGCGACGAGGTCTACAAGCTGCTCGCGGATTCCGGCGCCGCGCTGTGTGTCGCAGAAAGCGAAAAACTGGAAGTTCCGGAGGTCGCGACTGCGGACTTCCTCTACTTCCGGCTGCGCAAGCCGGAGTACTCGCCGGCGGAGCGCACGGAGATCGCAAACAAGACGCGGGGACATCTGGCTGCAGGCCGCGATGTGTTCGTGTACTTCAAGCACGAGGAGACTCCAGACGGGGCGCGATACGCCGAAGAGCTCCTGAAGACCCTGCAGGCCTAG
- a CDS encoding aldehyde dehydrogenase family protein, with amino-acid sequence MAEIITAAKSFGFLLGGEWRTEGDAVEVRSPFDGSVVGTTFRATSQHMDAAIAAAVQAFAVTRKLPAYERQRVLSTAARTIAERREELARTIALEAGKPIKTARTEVDRAILTFSIAAEESTRIYGEYLPLDLQAATAGRWALVRRFPIGPIAAITPFNFPLNLVAHKIAPAIAAGCTMVLKPAPQAPLSALSLAQIVHDAGWPAGALNVLPAANPVAEMLVTDDRLRMLTFTGSAAVGWELKRKSGKKRVTLELGGNAGVIVHSDADIAYAAERCAMGGYSYAGQSCISVQRVLVEAGVHSQFLREFVPRVQALKLGDPLDEATDVGPLISEDAARRAEQWIREAVAGGARLHCGGARRGSMVEPAVLTGTTPAMKVNCEEAFAPVVTVEPYEDFQEALRLVNDSPYGLQAGLFTSDARLIFRAYEELEVGGLMVGEVPTFRIDHMPYGGTKDSGLGREGLRYAIEEMTERRLLMMNLR; translated from the coding sequence ATGGCGGAGATCATCACGGCGGCGAAGTCATTCGGCTTCCTGCTGGGCGGAGAATGGCGCACCGAGGGAGATGCGGTTGAAGTGCGCTCGCCGTTCGACGGCTCGGTGGTGGGCACGACCTTCCGTGCGACGTCGCAGCACATGGACGCCGCCATCGCGGCGGCCGTGCAGGCGTTTGCCGTCACGCGCAAGCTGCCCGCGTACGAACGGCAGCGGGTGTTGAGCACCGCGGCGCGAACGATCGCCGAGCGGCGCGAGGAGCTGGCACGGACCATCGCGCTCGAAGCTGGCAAACCCATCAAGACGGCGAGAACGGAAGTCGACCGCGCCATCCTTACCTTTTCCATCGCCGCTGAAGAGAGCACGCGAATCTATGGCGAGTACCTGCCGCTCGACCTGCAGGCCGCCACCGCCGGCCGCTGGGCGCTGGTGCGCCGCTTCCCCATCGGTCCCATCGCTGCCATCACGCCCTTCAACTTTCCGCTGAATCTGGTGGCACACAAGATCGCGCCGGCCATCGCCGCCGGCTGCACCATGGTGCTGAAACCTGCGCCGCAAGCGCCGCTGAGCGCGCTTTCCCTGGCCCAGATCGTCCACGACGCCGGCTGGCCGGCAGGCGCGCTGAACGTGCTGCCGGCCGCCAACCCGGTCGCGGAAATGCTCGTCACCGACGATCGGCTCAGGATGCTGACCTTCACCGGCAGTGCTGCAGTGGGCTGGGAGCTGAAGAGGAAGTCCGGCAAGAAGCGGGTAACGCTGGAGCTGGGCGGCAACGCCGGCGTCATTGTGCATTCCGACGCCGACATCGCCTACGCTGCCGAGCGCTGTGCCATGGGTGGTTACTCGTACGCCGGGCAGAGCTGCATTTCCGTGCAGCGGGTGCTGGTGGAGGCCGGAGTGCACAGCCAGTTCCTGCGCGAGTTCGTGCCGCGCGTGCAGGCGCTGAAGCTGGGCGATCCGCTGGACGAAGCCACCGACGTCGGCCCGCTGATCAGCGAAGACGCGGCGCGCCGCGCCGAACAGTGGATCCGGGAAGCGGTGGCCGGCGGCGCCCGGCTGCACTGCGGTGGAGCACGCCGCGGCTCGATGGTTGAGCCCGCGGTGCTCACCGGCACCACGCCTGCGATGAAGGTGAACTGCGAAGAGGCCTTCGCGCCGGTCGTGACTGTGGAGCCGTACGAGGACTTCCAGGAAGCGCTGCGCCTGGTAAACGATTCGCCGTACGGGCTGCAAGCCGGGCTGTTCACCAGCGACGCGCGCCTGATCTTCCGCGCCTACGAGGAACTTGAGGTCGGCGGGTTGATGGTGGGCGAAGTACCGACCTTCCGCATCGACCACATGCCCTACGGGGGCACCAAGGACTCCGGTTTGGGACGCGAGGGACTGCGCTACGCCATCGAAGAAATGACCGAACGCCGCCTGCTGATGATGAACCTGCGCTGA
- the galT gene encoding galactose-1-phosphate uridylyltransferase, producing MELHLFRDQPHRRYNPLLREWVLVSPQRALNPGLPAAKAAPPAASIYDPRCRLCPGNERTGGVRNPDYDGVAVFEDDMPALLPGAPEVTLDEGSLIIVQGEPGICRQVAYMARHDLSFPLFTPAEARAVVDAWAEQYTALGQTPGIRYVQIVERRGGHPHCDIWAGSSLPSRPFREQASFTGYYDARQTCLLCDYLALEQVYRERVVCENALFTALAPFWAAQRLETMVISRRHTTGLDLLDSEGRDALADVMRRLTARFDNLFRAPLPYVMGLHQRPTDGFPHSEWHLHAHFYPLLPAESESAEALGLVASRQRDSTPESDAARLRDAPEGEAVG from the coding sequence ATGGAACTCCATCTGTTCCGCGACCAGCCCCACCGGCGCTACAACCCACTGCTGCGCGAGTGGGTGCTGGTTTCGCCGCAACGCGCCTTGAATCCGGGACTGCCAGCGGCCAAAGCGGCTCCACCGGCGGCCTCCATCTACGATCCGCGCTGCCGGCTGTGCCCCGGCAACGAACGCACCGGAGGCGTCCGGAATCCTGATTATGACGGTGTCGCCGTCTTCGAGGACGACATGCCGGCACTGCTGCCCGGAGCGCCGGAGGTTACCCTCGACGAGGGCAGCCTCATCATCGTACAGGGCGAGCCGGGGATCTGCCGCCAGGTGGCCTACATGGCGCGGCATGATCTCTCCTTCCCGCTGTTCACTCCTGCCGAAGCGCGCGCGGTAGTGGACGCCTGGGCGGAGCAGTACACTGCGCTCGGGCAGACGCCCGGCATCCGTTACGTGCAGATCGTTGAGCGGCGCGGCGGACACCCCCATTGCGACATCTGGGCCGGTTCGAGCCTTCCCAGCCGGCCCTTTCGCGAACAGGCATCGTTCACCGGATACTACGACGCGCGCCAGACCTGCCTGCTCTGCGATTACCTGGCGCTGGAGCAGGTGTATCGCGAGCGCGTGGTGTGTGAGAACGCGCTGTTCACCGCGCTGGCGCCCTTCTGGGCGGCGCAGCGATTGGAGACCATGGTGATAAGCCGGCGCCACACGACCGGGCTCGACCTGCTGGACAGCGAAGGGAGAGACGCGCTGGCCGACGTAATGCGCCGCCTTACCGCCCGCTTCGACAATCTTTTCCGCGCGCCGCTTCCTTACGTGATGGGACTGCACCAGCGCCCCACGGACGGTTTTCCGCACAGCGAGTGGCACCTGCACGCGCACTTCTATCCGCTGCTTCCGGCGGAATCGGAATCCGCAGAAGCCCTTGGCCTTGTTGCCTCGCGTCAACGCGATTCGACCCCGGAATCCGACGCCGCGCGCCTGCGCGACGCGCCCGAGGGCGAAGCGGTCGGCTGA